A genomic window from Thermoplasmata archaeon includes:
- a CDS encoding ABC transporter permease, with the protein MSTVESPIRSAPVQVGPALSRAFGRLLALSRAVWKVVRSDYLALTGFIIISFFIVAALIAWLAPGLVPFSQQGQGLEYDAALKWTAPSWPHIMGTDELGRDLFSRIWFGSSIALEMGALTVAIAFPVGVILGVVAGYIGKLTEEVIMRVTDMFLAFPTILLAFVIAATLSEHGTFGLIIAMAVSFWPWYTRLVHAQVLQVRSQPFIEAAVVLGLPRRRVIFRHVLPNSLTSATIQATMDFGSAILIGSSLSWIGLGAAPPTPDWGVMFYTAYLQGSIITYWWYTTFVGLAIFLVVLAFNLLGDGFREALDPKLRRRRLF; encoded by the coding sequence GTGTCGACCGTGGAGAGCCCGATCCGCTCGGCACCGGTCCAGGTTGGCCCTGCGCTGAGCCGTGCCTTCGGGAGACTCCTGGCCCTATCGAGGGCCGTCTGGAAGGTCGTGCGGAGCGACTATCTCGCGCTGACCGGTTTCATCATCATCTCGTTCTTCATCGTCGCTGCGCTCATCGCGTGGCTCGCCCCGGGGTTGGTGCCGTTCTCCCAACAGGGTCAGGGACTCGAGTACGACGCCGCTCTGAAGTGGACGGCTCCTTCCTGGCCCCACATCATGGGGACCGATGAGCTAGGACGAGATCTCTTCTCGCGGATCTGGTTCGGGTCTTCCATCGCCTTGGAGATGGGTGCGCTCACCGTCGCCATCGCATTCCCCGTCGGGGTGATTCTCGGTGTGGTGGCCGGATACATCGGGAAGCTGACCGAAGAAGTGATCATGCGGGTCACGGACATGTTCCTCGCGTTCCCGACGATCCTGCTCGCGTTCGTGATCGCCGCGACGTTGTCGGAGCACGGCACGTTCGGGCTCATCATCGCGATGGCCGTCAGCTTCTGGCCGTGGTACACGCGCCTCGTGCATGCCCAGGTCCTCCAGGTCCGAAGCCAGCCGTTCATCGAGGCCGCCGTCGTCCTCGGGCTTCCCCGGCGTCGGGTCATCTTCCGCCACGTCCTCCCGAACTCCTTGACGTCCGCCACGATTCAGGCAACCATGGACTTCGGATCCGCGATCCTCATCGGCTCCTCCCTCAGCTGGATCGGGCTTGGGGCGGCCCCGCCCACCCCGGACTGGGGCGTCATGTTCTACACGGCGTACCTGCAAGGGAGCATTATCACCTACTGGTGGTACACGACGTTCGTGGGCCTCGCCATCTTCCTCGTCGTCCTCGCTTTCAATCTCCTGGGCGATGGGTTCCGGGAGGCTCTGGATCCGAAGCTTCGCAGGAGGCGCCTGTTTTGA
- a CDS encoding ABC transporter ATP-binding protein: MTPLLELRDVSLDFSTETGTAKVLDRVSFTIGEGEVFGLVGETGCGKTVTALAILRLLPNNAVIRTGSVKLNGEELLSKTEEEMQRLRGTKISMVFQDPVTSLNPVFPVGEQIVQVVRAHEDIEKEGAEQRALDLFRRVGLPDPENVLRSYPHELSGGMQQRVMISMALACRPRLLIADEPTTAVDVTIQAQILDLLLELQRELKLSVLLITHNLGIVAETCQRVGVMYAGTLAEVAATKELFREPLHPYTQRLLRSLPRPDARGQPLATIPGSVPSLIDPPAGCRYHPRCEFAMKTCSVRRPALLEHRPEHPASCLLYEGVKE; this comes from the coding sequence TTGACGCCCCTGTTGGAATTGCGCGATGTGAGCCTCGATTTCTCCACGGAGACGGGCACGGCGAAGGTCTTGGACCGTGTGAGCTTCACGATCGGCGAGGGCGAGGTGTTCGGCCTCGTCGGGGAGACGGGCTGCGGGAAGACGGTCACCGCCCTCGCGATCCTCCGGCTCCTTCCCAACAACGCGGTGATCCGAACCGGGAGCGTGAAGCTCAACGGCGAGGAATTGCTGTCGAAGACGGAGGAGGAGATGCAGCGGCTGCGGGGCACCAAGATCTCCATGGTGTTCCAGGACCCCGTGACGAGCCTGAACCCGGTGTTCCCCGTGGGGGAGCAGATCGTCCAAGTCGTCCGAGCCCACGAGGACATCGAGAAGGAGGGTGCCGAGCAACGCGCCCTCGACTTGTTCCGGCGGGTGGGTCTGCCGGATCCCGAGAACGTACTCCGCAGCTACCCGCACGAGCTCAGCGGTGGCATGCAGCAGAGGGTGATGATCTCCATGGCCCTCGCCTGCCGCCCCAGACTGCTCATCGCGGATGAGCCGACGACCGCGGTGGACGTCACGATCCAAGCCCAGATCCTCGATCTTCTCCTGGAACTCCAACGGGAGCTCAAGCTGTCCGTCTTGTTGATTACCCACAACCTGGGCATCGTCGCGGAGACGTGCCAGAGGGTGGGCGTCATGTACGCGGGCACGCTCGCGGAGGTGGCGGCCACAAAAGAGCTGTTCCGCGAGCCTCTTCATCCCTACACCCAGCGCCTCTTGAGATCGCTCCCGCGGCCCGACGCCCGCGGCCAACCCCTCGCCACCATTCCCGGAAGCGTACCGAGCCTGATCGACCCGCCCGCCGGGTGCCGCTACCATCCGAGGTGCGAGTTCGCGATGAAGACATGCTCGGTCCGGAGACCCGCCTTGTTGGAGCATCGTCCGGAGCACCCGGCATCGTGCCTGCTGTACGAGGGGGTGAAGGAATGA